The Chryseobacterium sp. 52 genome includes a region encoding these proteins:
- a CDS encoding DHA2 family efflux MFS transporter permease subunit codes for MQDSLVEYGARRVIITITAILCALLEIVDSTIVNVALNEMKGNLGSTLSEVGWVITAYAIGNVIVVPMTSWLSQQFGRRNYFAASIIIFTVFSFLCGNADNIWELVFFRLCQGIGGGALLVTSQTIITESYPIEKRSMAQAIYGLGVIIGPTLGPPLGGYIVDNFSWPYIFYINIPIGIAATLMTLQFIKSPKYAEKRKASDVDWLGIALLAVTVGSLQYILERGHEEDWFASGWIVLFTVSAVLGFILFLWRELTFKYPIVELRVLKNSNLRIGTVMSFVLGFGLYGSTFIVPLYTQSILGWTALESGALMIPAALTTAFMMPIIGKLLSKGVKQQILVSLGLFTFFVYSFWGYKILTPDTSKEAFFWMLMVRGAGLGLLFIPITSLSLSTLKGQEIGQGAAFTGMMRQLGGSFGIAAITTFIANASQKYRVNLVSHLDANDFDVQQRLNGLKASFVAKGMTPDAAMNAAYKMLDLTVTKQATVLSYMDVFLYLGLAFLICIPFILFIKERKSKEKIDLSGVH; via the coding sequence ATGCAAGATTCATTAGTAGAATATGGAGCCCGAAGAGTGATCATTACGATCACAGCTATTCTTTGTGCTTTGCTGGAAATTGTGGATTCCACAATTGTGAACGTTGCCCTGAACGAAATGAAAGGTAACCTTGGGTCTACACTTTCTGAAGTGGGTTGGGTTATTACAGCTTATGCGATTGGTAATGTAATTGTAGTACCAATGACAAGCTGGCTTTCTCAGCAGTTCGGGCGAAGAAATTATTTTGCCGCTTCTATTATCATTTTTACCGTATTTTCATTTTTGTGTGGGAATGCAGATAATATTTGGGAATTGGTATTTTTCAGATTGTGTCAGGGGATTGGAGGTGGAGCCTTGTTGGTAACATCACAAACCATCATCACAGAATCATATCCAATTGAAAAAAGAAGTATGGCTCAGGCTATTTATGGTTTGGGAGTAATTATTGGCCCTACATTAGGTCCGCCATTAGGAGGTTATATTGTTGATAATTTTAGCTGGCCATATATCTTCTATATCAATATTCCCATCGGGATTGCGGCAACTTTAATGACATTACAGTTTATAAAAAGTCCGAAATATGCTGAAAAGCGTAAAGCCTCGGATGTAGACTGGTTAGGAATTGCTTTATTGGCCGTTACAGTAGGTTCATTGCAGTATATCTTAGAAAGAGGACATGAAGAAGACTGGTTTGCGAGTGGATGGATTGTACTATTTACAGTATCAGCCGTTTTAGGATTTATATTATTCCTCTGGAGGGAACTTACTTTCAAGTATCCGATTGTAGAGCTAAGAGTTTTGAAAAACAGTAATTTAAGGATTGGAACCGTTATGTCCTTTGTATTAGGATTTGGTCTATATGGTTCTACGTTTATTGTTCCTTTATATACCCAGAGTATTTTGGGCTGGACGGCTTTAGAGTCAGGAGCACTGATGATTCCGGCTGCACTGACGACTGCTTTTATGATGCCTATTATTGGTAAGCTGCTTTCGAAAGGAGTAAAACAGCAGATTCTGGTTTCTTTAGGACTGTTTACATTCTTTGTTTACAGTTTCTGGGGATATAAAATCCTGACTCCGGATACCAGCAAAGAAGCATTCTTTTGGATGCTGATGGTAAGAGGAGCCGGATTAGGATTGTTGTTTATTCCGATCACCTCTTTATCACTAAGTACATTGAAAGGACAGGAAATTGGTCAGGGAGCTGCATTTACAGGGATGATGAGACAGTTGGGAGGATCTTTCGGGATCGCTGCCATCACAACATTTATTGCAAATGCCAGCCAGAAATACAGAGTCAATCTGGTCTCCCATTTAGATGCCAACGATTTTGATGTGCAGCAAAGATTAAATGGATTGAAAGCCAGTTTTGTAGCCAAAGGAATGACTCCTGATGCGGCCATGAACGCAGCCTATAAAATGCTGGATCTTACAGTTACCAAGCAGGCAACGGTACTATCTTATATGGATGTTTTCCTTTATTTAGGACTTGCATTCTTAATTTGTATTCCGTTTATCCTGTTTATAAAAGAACGAAAAAGCAAAGAGAAAATAGATTTAAGTGGTGTACACTAA
- a CDS encoding HlyD family secretion protein, with protein MENNNTPAIEPKKKKSLVFPIILAVVVVVGGIYGYKTYSYGQIHEETDDAQIASNMSPVISKVSGYVTQIKVKDNQFVKKGDTLVILDNRDQKMALVQAEAALSTAKSNISNAEASTTATSKNITSSQAAVTTANAQIEAAKVNVWKTNQDLKRYSVLVKDHSITEQQYEQALAAKQSADRQLQVLVDQRNQIAQQTNIASSQTAASSQQISVAGSVAKQREVDVENARLNLSYTIILASEDGYVGKVPIQVGQYLQAGSQLFSLVKNDQKWVVANFKETQVDKMVEGQKVKIEIDAFPDTEFDGVVSSFSPATGSTFSILPPDNASGNFVKVVQRLPVKIDFVKLDPNVAKKLRTGMNVKAEVSLK; from the coding sequence ATGGAAAATAATAATACACCAGCAATTGAACCTAAGAAGAAAAAAAGTTTAGTTTTTCCGATAATTTTAGCGGTTGTCGTAGTAGTGGGGGGTATCTACGGATACAAAACATATTCTTACGGACAGATTCACGAAGAAACGGACGATGCTCAAATTGCTTCAAACATGAGCCCTGTGATTTCTAAAGTTTCAGGTTATGTAACGCAAATAAAAGTAAAAGACAATCAGTTCGTAAAAAAAGGAGATACTCTGGTTATCCTGGATAACAGAGATCAAAAAATGGCTTTGGTACAAGCTGAGGCAGCTTTATCTACTGCAAAAAGCAATATTTCAAATGCAGAAGCTAGCACTACGGCTACTTCTAAAAATATCACCTCTTCGCAAGCTGCTGTAACAACTGCAAATGCACAAATAGAAGCGGCAAAAGTAAACGTTTGGAAAACCAACCAGGATTTGAAAAGATATTCAGTACTGGTAAAGGACCATTCTATCACAGAACAGCAATATGAGCAGGCCCTGGCAGCAAAACAATCTGCAGACAGACAATTGCAGGTGTTGGTTGACCAAAGAAATCAAATTGCTCAACAGACTAACATTGCTTCTTCTCAGACGGCTGCAAGTTCTCAACAGATCAGCGTGGCAGGATCAGTCGCTAAGCAAAGAGAGGTTGACGTAGAAAATGCAAGATTGAATCTTTCTTATACAATTATCCTTGCTTCAGAAGATGGGTATGTTGGAAAAGTTCCAATCCAGGTTGGACAATATTTACAGGCAGGATCTCAGTTATTCAGCTTAGTCAAGAATGACCAGAAATGGGTAGTTGCCAACTTTAAAGAAACTCAGGTTGATAAAATGGTGGAAGGTCAGAAAGTGAAAATTGAAATTGACGCTTTCCCTGATACAGAATTTGATGGAGTTGTAAGTTCATTCTCTCCGGCTACAGGATCTACCTTCTCTATTCTTCCTCCGGATAACGCGAGTGGTAACTTCGTGAAAGTAGTACAGAGACTTCCTGTGAAAATAGACTTTGTCAAACTGGATCCGAATGTTGCTAAAAAGCTAAGAACAGGAATGAATGTGAAAGCAGAGGTTTCGCTTAAATAA
- a CDS encoding TolC family protein, with the protein MKRINNSVLALSLFMGMAAINAQEKKQLTLDEAVQLGIQNSKNLKIDAAKIEEATADLLEAKNRQLPELKVSGSYMYLPIKPTVDLKLSGVSGGGAPEVHQVAYGSMNLSVPVYNGGRIKYGIQSAKYLVEASKLSTENDKIAIAYNVAQAYNNLFKANQSIKVLEENLTASQKRDETFLKLENNGVIARNDRLKANLQTSNIELQLLEAKNNYNIANINMDLLLGIPETIEIEVDQNYIDEGSEVKAVDYYVNEAKENRKDLQALAQQRKAAELGSKSAKAENLPSIAFTGGYVAADIPKFLTIYNAVNVGVGVSYNLSNIWKENSSLRQSQAREKQLAATDELLNDNIKLDVNREYQNTDYSKKRIAVYEKAAEQANENYRITKNKYDNGLATMTELLDADAAQISSNVGVINAKADAALAYRKLLQTTGTLTFK; encoded by the coding sequence ATGAAGAGAATAAATAACTCGGTGTTGGCATTATCCCTGTTTATGGGAATGGCAGCCATAAATGCTCAGGAGAAAAAACAGCTCACTCTCGACGAAGCCGTGCAGCTGGGAATCCAGAACAGTAAAAACCTTAAGATTGATGCCGCTAAGATTGAAGAAGCAACGGCAGATCTTTTGGAAGCTAAAAACAGACAGCTGCCGGAACTGAAAGTTTCGGGGAGCTATATGTATCTTCCGATTAAACCCACTGTTGATCTGAAACTTTCAGGAGTTTCGGGAGGAGGAGCTCCGGAAGTACATCAGGTAGCTTATGGATCGATGAACCTTAGTGTTCCGGTTTACAACGGTGGAAGAATCAAGTATGGGATCCAGTCTGCGAAATATCTGGTGGAAGCATCAAAACTAAGCACAGAAAATGATAAAATAGCGATTGCTTACAACGTGGCTCAGGCTTACAATAATTTATTTAAAGCCAATCAGTCTATCAAAGTTTTAGAAGAAAACCTTACTGCTTCTCAAAAACGGGACGAAACTTTTCTGAAACTTGAAAACAATGGAGTTATCGCAAGAAATGACCGTTTAAAAGCCAACCTTCAGACCTCAAATATCGAATTGCAATTATTGGAGGCCAAAAACAACTACAATATTGCAAACATCAATATGGATTTGTTATTAGGTATTCCTGAAACTATAGAAATTGAAGTGGATCAGAATTATATTGATGAAGGTTCTGAAGTAAAGGCAGTGGATTATTATGTGAATGAAGCTAAAGAAAACCGTAAAGACTTACAGGCTTTGGCTCAGCAAAGAAAAGCGGCAGAGTTGGGTTCAAAATCGGCAAAAGCTGAGAATCTTCCTTCCATTGCATTTACCGGAGGATATGTAGCGGCAGACATTCCTAAATTCCTTACTATTTATAATGCGGTCAACGTTGGAGTTGGAGTTTCTTACAATCTATCCAATATCTGGAAAGAAAATTCTTCATTGAGACAGTCTCAGGCAAGAGAAAAGCAGCTGGCTGCAACCGATGAATTATTGAATGATAACATTAAGCTTGATGTGAACAGAGAATATCAGAATACAGATTACTCTAAAAAGAGAATCGCAGTATATGAAAAAGCGGCTGAACAGGCGAATGAGAACTACAGAATTACAAAAAATAAATACGATAACGGTCTGGCAACCATGACCGAACTTTTGGATGCAGATGCCGCTCAGATTTCATCAAATGTAGGAGTTATTAATGCAAAAGCAGATGCAGCACTTGCTTACAGAAAACTATTACAGACTACAGGAACTTTAACATTTAAATAA
- a CDS encoding TetR/AcrR family transcriptional regulator → MVSKEENILFAAEKLFAEKGFEGTSTREISKAANVNISMISYYFGSKEKLYEKLVEYRMSEGQFFAKDILERTDINEWQKIERIVDQFSGRVRHHKCFYRIMQREQLYTENTQIVEFLKQTKMGFISMYSQVLENGLKKGIFTKNPPIYLLHATVSGTLFYASNAKEMYKEFLNDTEDDDIFEEKYYTELNKHIKYLLKDLLGYEENK, encoded by the coding sequence ATGGTTTCAAAAGAAGAAAATATATTGTTCGCTGCAGAGAAGCTTTTTGCTGAAAAAGGCTTTGAAGGGACCTCTACCAGGGAGATTTCCAAGGCCGCAAATGTAAATATCTCTATGATTTCTTATTATTTCGGTTCCAAAGAAAAGCTATACGAGAAACTGGTAGAATACAGAATGAGTGAAGGACAGTTCTTTGCCAAAGATATTCTTGAAAGAACGGATATCAACGAATGGCAGAAGATAGAAAGGATTGTAGATCAGTTTTCCGGAAGGGTAAGACATCATAAATGTTTTTACAGAATCATGCAGCGGGAACAGCTTTATACAGAAAATACACAAATTGTGGAATTTCTTAAGCAAACCAAGATGGGTTTCATTTCCATGTATTCGCAGGTTCTTGAAAATGGTCTTAAAAAAGGAATTTTCACGAAGAATCCACCCATTTACCTGCTTCATGCCACCGTAAGCGGAACTCTCTTTTATGCATCCAATGCCAAGGAGATGTACAAAGAGTTTCTGAACGATACGGAAGATGATGACATTTTTGAAGAAAAATATTACACAGAACTTAATAAACATATAAAATATTTACTAAAAGACCTTTTAGGTTATGAAGAGAATAAATAA
- a CDS encoding TetR/AcrR family transcriptional regulator, producing the protein MDTKNRIIETADTLFYDQGYQTTGINQIISEAKVAKGTLYNHFKSKSELGQAYVERSSNQWFSGLMEELEKFSTPKDKLLAVFSFLDKHTKKNYFNGCRIINIMTEIAGEDEQITIMSVAHKQKFRDFLYTLASEISTKPITAQEIADTIYLLYEGATVESKIFKQSWPIELARKNAERILIQDYSNQ; encoded by the coding sequence ATGGATACTAAAAATCGAATTATAGAAACAGCTGATACCCTATTTTATGATCAAGGTTATCAGACAACGGGTATTAACCAGATTATCAGCGAAGCAAAAGTAGCCAAAGGTACTCTGTACAATCATTTTAAGTCAAAAAGTGAACTCGGTCAGGCTTATGTTGAAAGATCTAGCAATCAATGGTTTTCAGGGCTTATGGAAGAGTTGGAGAAGTTCAGCACCCCGAAAGATAAGTTGCTTGCTGTTTTTTCTTTTCTAGACAAGCATACAAAAAAAAATTACTTTAATGGCTGCCGTATCATAAACATCATGACAGAAATAGCCGGTGAGGATGAACAAATTACTATAATGTCAGTGGCGCATAAACAGAAATTCAGAGATTTTCTTTACACCCTAGCATCTGAAATAAGTACTAAACCTATCACAGCCCAAGAAATAGCTGATACCATTTACCTACTCTATGAAGGAGCCACTGTTGAAAGTAAGATTTTCAAACAAAGCTGGCCAATTGAACTAGCTAGAAAGAATGCAGAAAGAATTTTAATACAAGATTATTCAAACCAATAA
- a CDS encoding alpha/beta hydrolase has translation MDIKKQTDLIFEPIPLDKNYQFQLPKNAQELFIDIEPDIILNGFHYKSDNSPLLLLYFQGNAKNLQNFLDNHSIILDWGYNVVTFDYRGFGKSTGQIESEFNMYADAEKVYDYALELGYKPENIILYGYSMGTSQAAYLATKKKAKAVILESPYSSIAEISIFGDNAPDFRLNTGNRAHEILIPSLIIHGELDDIITPDHAERIFSNIEISDKKLVLIPKGGHGNLKDREEYGSTFNKFISKL, from the coding sequence ATGGATATTAAAAAACAAACGGATCTAATTTTTGAACCAATTCCTTTGGATAAGAATTATCAGTTTCAGTTACCCAAAAATGCTCAAGAATTATTCATTGATATCGAGCCGGATATCATCTTAAATGGATTTCATTACAAAAGTGATAATAGCCCGTTATTGCTACTCTATTTTCAGGGAAACGCAAAAAACCTGCAAAATTTTCTTGACAACCATTCAATTATACTGGATTGGGGATACAATGTTGTAACATTTGATTACAGGGGTTTTGGAAAATCTACAGGACAAATTGAAAGTGAGTTTAATATGTATGCAGATGCGGAAAAAGTCTATGATTATGCCCTAGAATTAGGATACAAGCCAGAAAATATAATTTTGTATGGGTATTCTATGGGAACCTCACAAGCGGCATATCTTGCAACAAAAAAGAAAGCCAAAGCTGTTATACTGGAAAGCCCATATTCTTCCATAGCAGAAATAAGTATTTTTGGAGATAATGCACCTGATTTTAGATTAAATACAGGCAATAGGGCACACGAAATTTTAATTCCAAGTTTAATTATTCATGGTGAGCTGGATGATATAATCACTCCTGATCATGCGGAAAGAATATTTTCTAATATTGAAATTTCTGATAAAAAATTAGTTTTAATTCCTAAAGGAGGCCATGGAAATTTAAAGGACAGAGAAGAATATGGAAGTACTTTCAATAAATTCATTTCTAAACTATAG
- a CDS encoding ATP-binding protein — protein sequence MNWDNIAGQENLKKLLRESIAENRVSHAQLFLGKEGYGTFPMVLAYAKEVFSRENEHAASKVEHLNHLDLHFSFPVFTDNKNSLSKNKFEDFREMIMASPYASYDDWTAFLESENKQLFISADEIDDQNQKFALKSFEGGTKILIVWRADKMNVAAANKFLKFLEEPPAKTLILLTAETADDILPTILSRTQIVEVPRINDEDLENYLKNNFSISEEKAREIVHEAQGNLNDAVKILNSGHKNDEFEKLFVQWVRDAFMVKKKPQFLKSIIFWAREIAGWNREKQKNFLNYCSEIFRLALLQNYHSENLVYKKIDADGFNWAGFSKFISGANIESILEEINTADLHLTRNGNPKIVWTDLGIKLSRYIHKNS from the coding sequence ATGAATTGGGACAACATTGCCGGACAGGAAAATCTGAAAAAACTTCTTCGGGAAAGCATTGCTGAAAACAGAGTGAGCCATGCCCAGCTTTTTTTAGGGAAAGAGGGATATGGAACATTTCCTATGGTATTGGCCTACGCCAAAGAGGTTTTTAGCCGTGAAAATGAACACGCTGCTTCGAAAGTAGAGCATTTGAACCACCTGGATCTGCATTTCAGTTTCCCGGTTTTTACCGATAACAAAAATTCTTTAAGCAAAAATAAATTCGAAGACTTCAGAGAAATGATCATGGCTTCTCCTTATGCAAGTTATGACGACTGGACCGCCTTTCTGGAATCTGAAAACAAACAGCTTTTCATTTCAGCAGACGAAATTGATGATCAAAACCAAAAATTTGCCTTAAAAAGTTTTGAGGGCGGAACCAAAATTCTGATCGTTTGGAGAGCGGATAAAATGAATGTTGCTGCTGCCAACAAATTTCTTAAATTTCTTGAAGAGCCACCTGCAAAGACACTTATCCTGCTTACGGCAGAAACGGCTGATGACATTCTTCCTACCATTCTTTCCAGAACACAGATTGTGGAAGTTCCAAGGATTAATGATGAAGATCTTGAGAATTATCTAAAAAATAATTTTTCCATTTCAGAAGAAAAAGCAAGAGAGATCGTTCATGAAGCACAGGGCAATTTAAATGACGCTGTTAAAATTTTAAATTCAGGACACAAAAATGATGAATTTGAAAAGCTTTTTGTGCAGTGGGTACGGGATGCTTTTATGGTAAAAAAGAAACCTCAGTTCCTTAAAAGTATCATCTTCTGGGCCAGAGAAATTGCAGGTTGGAACAGGGAAAAACAGAAAAATTTCCTTAACTACTGCTCTGAAATCTTCAGACTTGCTCTTTTACAGAACTACCATTCTGAAAACCTGGTGTACAAAAAGATTGATGCTGACGGATTCAACTGGGCAGGATTTTCTAAATTTATAAGCGGTGCCAATATTGAAAGTATTTTAGAGGAAATCAATACTGCGGATCTTCACCTGACGAGAAACGGAAATCCTAAAATTGTCTGGACAGATTTGGGTATAAAACTATCACGCTATATTCACAAAAATTCTTAG
- the lptC gene encoding LPS export ABC transporter periplasmic protein LptC — MNFLNKISYKNIACLFSCAIFFILTSCEEDLTKANGNKSKNFPSQIINNANIVQRDSGFVTLKAKAPIIEKYELIDSPYVVAKKGINIEFFDKKKPKVPGKITAKYARIFEYKKFYEAKGDVRITTNEGQRFAMQSVYWDQKKNRIYTKDTVYVTMEDGSTLVGANGMTAKDDFSEYTFFNNSGDFSTKRLEEKKTPQ, encoded by the coding sequence ATGAATTTTTTAAATAAAATATCATATAAAAATATAGCATGCCTTTTTAGTTGTGCTATATTTTTTATATTGACATCCTGTGAAGAAGATCTTACAAAAGCCAATGGAAACAAAAGCAAGAACTTCCCGTCACAGATCATCAATAATGCCAATATTGTACAACGCGATTCCGGTTTCGTGACCCTAAAAGCAAAGGCTCCGATTATTGAAAAATATGAATTGATCGACAGTCCGTATGTTGTAGCGAAGAAAGGGATCAACATAGAGTTTTTTGACAAAAAGAAACCTAAAGTTCCCGGAAAGATCACTGCAAAATATGCCCGGATTTTTGAATATAAAAAATTCTATGAGGCAAAAGGTGATGTAAGAATTACAACCAATGAAGGACAGCGTTTTGCCATGCAAAGTGTCTACTGGGATCAGAAAAAAAACAGAATCTATACCAAAGATACGGTGTACGTCACCATGGAAGACGGTTCTACTCTTGTAGGTGCCAACGGTATGACCGCTAAAGATGATTTCTCTGAATATACTTTCTTCAATAATTCAGGGGACTTCAGCACAAAAAGACTCGAAGAAAAAAAAACACCGCAATAA
- a CDS encoding anhydro-N-acetylmuramic acid kinase produces MRFQAIGLMSGTSLDGLDICYAAFEKTHNWDFQILKAETIPYSNNWEEKLRNAIHLSSEELLELHSEYGFYLGQKVKDFIDRNHLENIDLIASHGHTVFHQPQKKFTLQIGDGRAVKIETGLPVIYDFRNQDVLMGGNGAPLVPIGDELLFSEYDACLNLGGFSNISLQQNNQRIAFDIAPVNIVLNRLAQKFNKTFDENGDLARQGKIDEDLLLKLNSLDFYSQPHPKSLGIEWCSEHIFPLLENIETIDAIASFTEHAAQQISHTLNKNNLKTVLFTGGGTYNAFLIEKIKEKTETGIIIPEKEIIDYKEALIFAFMGVLKMNNEINVLSSATGSSANHSSGVIA; encoded by the coding sequence ATGAGATTTCAGGCTATTGGACTCATGTCCGGAACCAGTCTGGATGGTCTGGATATATGTTATGCTGCTTTTGAAAAGACCCATAACTGGGATTTTCAGATTTTAAAAGCAGAAACCATACCCTACTCCAACAACTGGGAAGAAAAGCTTAGAAATGCGATCCATTTGTCTTCGGAAGAACTTCTGGAACTTCATTCGGAATATGGTTTTTATCTGGGACAGAAGGTGAAAGATTTTATTGACAGGAATCATCTTGAAAATATTGATCTGATTGCCTCTCATGGCCATACGGTATTTCACCAGCCTCAAAAAAAATTCACACTGCAGATCGGGGACGGCAGAGCAGTCAAAATAGAAACCGGGCTTCCCGTCATCTATGATTTCAGAAATCAGGATGTACTGATGGGAGGAAACGGAGCTCCTTTGGTTCCTATCGGTGATGAATTACTTTTCTCTGAATACGATGCATGCCTCAATCTGGGAGGATTTTCCAATATCTCTTTACAGCAGAATAACCAAAGAATAGCTTTTGACATTGCTCCTGTAAATATTGTTCTGAACAGGCTTGCCCAGAAATTCAATAAAACGTTTGATGAAAATGGTGATTTAGCAAGACAAGGAAAGATCGATGAGGATCTTCTGCTAAAGCTTAATTCCCTGGATTTTTATAGTCAGCCACATCCGAAATCTTTAGGCATCGAATGGTGCAGTGAGCATATTTTTCCACTATTGGAAAATATTGAAACAATAGATGCCATTGCTTCTTTCACAGAACATGCAGCTCAGCAAATCTCCCATACCCTCAATAAAAATAACTTAAAGACTGTTCTTTTTACGGGTGGAGGCACATACAATGCTTTCCTGATCGAAAAAATCAAAGAAAAAACAGAAACCGGGATTATCATTCCGGAAAAAGAAATCATTGATTATAAGGAAGCTCTGATCTTTGCTTTTATGGGTGTTTTAAAGATGAACAACGAGATCAATGTTCTTTCTTCCGCAACCGGCAGCTCAGCAAACCACAGCTCAGGAGTTATCGCATAA
- a CDS encoding orotate phosphoribosyltransferase, with translation MNLEGRKIIVNKSSKDLSELLKSPENYKDFMPDGLQKFETRDNGFKFGLQGMPEIALKIDEVDEQKAILKSASSSLDFTLTATLNPINENQTEVQMLFEGKFNPFIKMMVEKPLQNFINTLTDKIEAYK, from the coding sequence ATGAATTTAGAAGGACGAAAAATTATTGTCAATAAATCATCTAAAGACTTATCTGAATTATTGAAATCGCCTGAAAACTATAAAGATTTTATGCCAGACGGTCTTCAGAAATTTGAAACCAGAGATAATGGGTTCAAGTTCGGTCTTCAGGGAATGCCGGAAATCGCTTTGAAAATAGATGAAGTGGATGAGCAGAAAGCTATTTTGAAGTCTGCAAGCTCAAGTCTTGACTTCACATTAACTGCTACTTTGAATCCTATTAACGAAAATCAGACTGAAGTTCAAATGCTTTTTGAAGGTAAATTTAATCCGTTTATCAAAATGATGGTAGAAAAGCCGCTTCAGAACTTTATCAATACATTGACAGATAAGATCGAAGCTTATAAATAA